DNA from Agarilytica rhodophyticola:
CTCGATACATCATATTCCAAACCGGCATACATATGATGGCTATCACGCTTATTACCTAGGCAGTGAGATTTTCTTAACCCCTTTGTATCTATTTGTAGATAACTCTTCTCCCTTACCTAAAATCCACTCTCGTGACGGAATTGTTATCACTGCACTTTAGCTAAATACTTGTCATTAAGTGATAAAAATAGCGGGTTAAATAGCCATTTCCCTATACTTATCAAGCGCTTAGCTCATTTTTCATTGGTTCATGGCAAATCTCTGCCTCATTTCTCTATCTTGGCTTGGGTTGTGCGTGTCGATTAATTTATCAATCTATCTAATATTTTGATTTTGTGTTTCTCTATTTATTTTTACTTAAAAGAGCATGATTTTTTAGAGCTTAATTGTGGAAAAAAACAAAGTTATTTTGTGTCTTTTTTGTATTTTATTTAGCTGAAGCAAATTAAAAAGTAGACGCATTTGGCATTTTTTTTATAAAGGTAAACGTTAAGTTTAAAAAATACCGTTCAGAAAACGCTATTTTTAATTTATTTACAAGATGTTTACCTTTTTTTAAATGTTGGCTTAGCTTTTGCTATATGTATATTGTGTAATGGATACCTCTGGTTTTTGAAGTGTTGGAGCTTAGGATGAAAATCAAAGCTACATGGATGTTGAGAAAGTAGATAGTAGTGTTGAAGTGTTAGTGTGTGTTGGAGCAAAAGGAATAACCCTGTACTACAAGGACGTTTGAATATTTAGTGTGTTGTTGTGTGATAGAGAAGTGTTGGAAAAAGGATGGTGTGATAAGAAAAAAACAAAGGAATTGAAATAGGGTTATAGGAATTTTTTCATTAAACGGAATTGATGTATTACAAGAGTTTTTTGTAACAGTAGTGTGGTTAGGAATAGGAAGAGAAGGATTTTTTATAAAGTTAAATGGAATTTTAAGCACAAAAATTAGGAATTTGTGTTGGAGATTGTGTAAGAGTTGTGTGTTATGTGTGTGTTAGATGCTACGGATAAGGCGAATAAAATACGGATATTGTGTATTAAAGTTGATATGTAGTGGTGTGTTTTAGGATGTGTTAGGGAAAAGGGACATAAACGGAATTATTGTCAGGGATGACTATATACTACTGGCGCGAAGAAGTAGTACCGCGTTTTGAAGGATTGTTAATATACGGAAATACAGAAGCAGTTTTGGGGATTGATTAACAACAGAAAGTGAATATGGAGTGTTCTTATAGGATATTATAAGTAGTTTATTTTTAAGGATGCTCATAAAAAACCGTTTTCAATTTTATTGAAAGCGGTTTTTTTATTTGCACGTTTACTTATTCATCCAACGTATGTTTGTATTGGGTGAACAGTTAAGCAATAACGCATAACTAAATTACATTGAAGAAACGTGTACCGATTTTTCTACCGGGCACCCCATTGAGCGGCATACATCTTCATTGCATAACCGGCAAACGCGTCTTGCGGCAATAGGCTCTTTCGCCAGTTTGCTCATAGCAGGCTCTAGTAGTTGGGCGATAGCTTGCTTTTCTTCCTCACTATATTGTGACAGTATTTGCGCCGTTACTTTTTGGCGTGCCTGTAATATCTTTTCCACGCGCAATTTTCCTTTCTGGCTTACACAGAGCACCACAGAGCGCGCGTCCGCAGTACTCTTATGGCGCACAACTAAATTCTCTTTTGTTAGCGTATCTACAAGCCTTACGGCACCGGAATGAGATAGTCCTAGTACCTTGCTTAAGGTATCAATCGTATCATTGGGGTGATAATGAATTGCCACCAGTGCAGATTCGTGATTTAGACTTCGCCCTCCCAAAGTCGCGACCTGTTCTTCGATGCGGTTGGCAATGTTGGTCGCGAAGGCGCCAATAAGATTCCCGAGGTAATGTTCATTGTTCATACCTTCTACTATATATGACTCGCTCATAAAAATATATAGACAAGGTTTTCTATCTGAATTATTGTATGACTCAATCATATATTAATTTGGCTTTGCTAACAGCAATGAGTGGAAATTTATAAAATGACACAAAATAATCACATGAAGGGTAATTCAGAAACGCTGCCATACGACAAACAATACAAAACCGTATTAGGTAAGAAGATGGCTTACGTGGATGTTGGCTCCGGCGATCCAATTGTTTTTTTACATGGCAATCCAACGTCGATTTACCTATGGCGCAATATCATGCCTTATATAGAGGGCCGAGGCCGCTTAATAGCGATCGACATGATTGGCATGGGGGATTCTGAAAAGTTGGCAAGTACCGACAAAAGTACCGACAATAGTAATTATTCCTTAGAGGAGAACTGTCGCTACACTTTTGCGCTTTTGGAGGCTGTTGGTGTCACACACAATGTGATCTTAATACTTCATGACTGGGGATCTGGGGTTGGCTTTCACTGGGCTAACCAACATCGAGAGTCGGTTAAAGGAATCGCGTTTATGGAGGCCATTGTGACACCTTTTCCCAGTTGGGATGATTTCCCCAAAGATCTGCATGATCCCATTGGACGTTTGCGTTCTAAAGAGGGGGATAAAATGGTTTTAGAGGATAACTTTTTTATCGAAACATTACTGCCTGCTGCTGTGACTAGACCATTGAGTGATATTGAACGTAATGAGTATCGTCGGCCATTTATCCAGGCAGGAGAAGCGCGAAGGGCGATGTTATCCGGGCCCCGACAACTGCCCATTGCAGGTGAACCTGCAGCAACAGTTGCTTTAATTGCAAACTACGCGCAGTACTTATCCCAATCCTCAGATCTACCTAAACTATTTATCAACGCTGAGCCTGGCGCATTCTTAGCGGGATATGCGAGAGATTTTGTGCGTACTTGGCCGAACTTAAAAGAAGTGACGGTAAAGGGGCTTCATTTTATTCAAGAGGATTCTCCCGAGGATATTGGGAAAGCTATACTGGAATGGTTGCCCGGTTAAAAACTCCTCGCTCATATCAATAGATGCAACACCTTAATCTATATCAATTTCGCTGAAACACGTCATGTGGTTTCAGCAAAAACCTATGCGTTGAATCAATCTTATTTCCACCATCCTTTTCAATATACTTTATCTAAGGCCATCTCTATACGTGATTAAAAAATAAGTCACTAGCTCTGTATTAGTAATCTCTATTGTTGCTCAGCTGCAATAGTTATTTGCAAAAATACCCTATTATTATTCTCAGACAAGATGATTACAATATTTTCAGGTCATGAGTAATGCATTTGAGCTTTACATTCATGGCGGAGATATTTTGACAAATCTCATCCGTTTAAATGTTAAGTGGAGAAAGATATTTTGAAGATTACACAATTTAAATTACTAAATGCATGTATTTTTATCGCAATTGTATTATCTACATTTGCTTCAGCTAATGAAAAAAGCACTAATAATTTAAAATCTAGCCAGTTTGCTCAAACAACAAATCGTGGAGAAATAAATATGTCTAGCAATGCCGAACAAGAGGCTGTTAAAACCGCCGTAAACAATTATTTAACAGGTATTAGCCGTCCAGAGATTGCCAGAGAGCGTATTCAAGCGGCATTTTATTCAAGTACTAACTTACATTCACTTGATGAAGATGGCAATGTAAAGTTTCAACCCCGTGACAGCCTCATTGAGATGGTTTTAGCGGGTAATGTTCCTCCACACAAGGGTGAAATTATGCAGATTGAAGTGACCAACGATATGGCTTTTGCAAAAGTACACCTCGATCTTCCCGATCGAGACTTCTACGATTACCTAACTTTGTTGAAACTAAATGTCGGCTGGAGAATTGTTAGCAAAACATATACAACAGTAATGAAATAATTATCCCTGAATTATCTTCACTTCTTATACTTTCGGTCTTCAGGTTCTGTTTAGAAAGCATAAACGCCTTAACGGAGACAACTATTATCTAGACAGAATTTAAAATCTAGGGAAGTAAAATGAAAATCTTAGTCAATGTTTTTCACCCCAATATAGAAGCATCTAGTGTTAATGCTACATGGGTTGAAGTTCTTAGAAAGTATCGTGATGTAACTTTGAATCTACAATATACCAATTATCCAAACTGGCAATTTGATGTGGTTAGAGAGCAACGGCTGCTAAGCGAACACGAGCTTATTGTTTTTCAATTCCCTTTCTTATGGTATTCCATGCCGCCGCTAATGAAGAAGTGGGTCGACGATATATTGACCTATGAATGGGCTTACGGTATTGGTGGTGAAGCGCTAAAAGGCAAGTCGGTAGTATTAGCTATATCTACAGGTTGCTCTGGGCAATCCTATCAGGCGGGGGGAGAAAATAATTATTCTATGAGTGAGTTTCTAAAGCCCATTCAACAAACAGTTGAACTAACACAGATGAATTATCTACCGCCATTTGTATTTTATAGCGCTCTGGAAGCATCGCAACGGGATATAGACCAATCCGCAGAAGATTATTTAGCCCATATAGTAAAGTTATAATGTTTTACGCCTTACACTTGAAATAAAAATACAGAGATAAAATAAATGAATTTTTCTTATCAAAACACTACTCAAATTCAATTTGGTCAAGGACAAATTGAAAGTATAAAAAACTTAATCTCCAAGGATAGCAGTGTACTAGTGCTTTACGGCTTTGGTTCCATTAAAAAGAACGGTGTTTACGACCAGGTTGAAGCCGCTTTGAGTAATTACCAATGGCTTGAATTTGGTGGTATTGAAGCAAACCCAACCAAAGAAACCTTGGATAAAGCCGTGGCTATCGCCAAAAGTAAAAATATAGATTACATCCTCGCGGTAGGAGGTGGATCTGTCATCGATGGTGCTAAATATGTTGCCGCTGCAAGTTGTTATGAGGGTGATGGCTGGGACATACTTGAAGGCAAATACACTATCACAAAGGCCTTGCCTTTAGGCACCATTCTCACTTTGCCTGCGACTGGCTCAGAATCTAATGCCAACTCTGTTATTACTAAAGCGGAAACTCAAGATAAACTGGCATTTGCCAGCGCTTATGTGCAGCCGGTATTTGCGGTAATGGATCCTGATGTAATGAAAACATTACCAGAAAAACAACTTGTTAATGGCATTGTCGATGCCTGGGTGCATGTTTGTGAACAATATCTGACCTTTCCAACTGGCGCACTGGTACAAGAAGGATACGCTGAAGCATTATTAAAAAGCCTAAAGAACATCGCAGACAACTTTAATCAGCAAGATGATATGTGGCGAGCTAACTTAATGTGGGCTGCTAATCAAGCTCTCAATGGTCTTATTGGTTTGGGTGTTACACAGGATTGGTCTACGCATATGATTGGACATGAACTCACCGCTTTATATGGCGTCGATCATGCACGTTCACTGGCGATTGTCCAACCGTCATTATTGCGTAATCAACTAACTGCTAAGAAAGGAAAACTTGAGCAAATGGGGCGCAATGTATTTGGCCTATCTCAGCGTGATGATCTTGCTGAGTTAACTGTTCAAGAAATCGAATCTTTTTATCAGCAACTGAATGTTCGCACTCAATTGACTGAACATGTAGAAACCAAGCAAGAAGCGATTGAGAAAATTATTAAGCGGCTACAGCTGCACGGTATGACAAAGTTAGGTGAACATCAAGCTATTACCCTTGAAGAAAGCCGTGCAATTTTGAATGGTGCAGTGGCCTAACTTTTACTTGCTCTAAATTAATTATTGAGAATTTTTATGATTGCTAATTTTAATTTAATGTCAAAGATAGTAAAGACAAGCTTTTTTTTATTTAGCTTTACTATTGCTTCGATAGTCTCAGCAGAATCTTCACCGTCAAAAAAAGCTATGTCTTTCTCTTTGGCGAATGCCAAGCTTGAATGGCTTAACTGCCCTGACTTTCTGCCTTGTAAATTTGCCGTTTTACATGGTCAATTAGGTGGCGACAATATGGATATTTTTCTGAAATTTCCAAGTAAGGCTAAAATTCCTTTTCATACCCATACTTCAGCTGAGCATATGGTTATGATCTCTGGTGAATTCCATACTATTTATCAAGGTCAAGAAAAAGCTATTTTGAAATCAGGGGACTTTGCTTATGGCCCTGAACAATTACCTCACGACGGTTTTTGTGCAAGCAATATTGAATGTGTCATGTTTGTCGCATACGAAAAACCTCTTGATGCTGTTCCCTATGATATATCAAAAAAACAATAGGACAGAGGTACTGCTATGAAAATAGTTGACAATACTTCTCCGCTTATTTCAGCATTAGAATTACAACCTTTGCTAAACAAAAAAAATGTCAAAGTCTTTGATATTCGAGGCAATTGGGGTGCGCCGCCAGTAAGTAATTATGATGATTACCTAAAAGGGCATATCCCGGCTGCAATCTATCTTGATTGGACTAAGTATTTTTTGCAGCAAGATCTCCCTATTGGCTTAGCCCCAATCGCTTCAAAAAAAGATGCCCAGAAGGCATTTAAGGAATTGGGAATATCTGAAACCGATTTGGTAGTTTTATACGATGACTATCATCATATGTTAGCAGGTCGAATTTGGTGGGCGATGCGTTACTGGGGCTTTTCAAATGTCAAAGTACTTAATGGCGGTTGGCAATACTGGATTGCGGAAGATTTTCCTACAACGACAACGATTGGCTATGTTGAAGAAGGCCGCTTCTTAGTATCTGAACGCAGTGATTTAAGTGTCGGCCTTGAACGTATTAAAAATAGGGCAGACAATGTATCTTTGATTGATGCGCGAGGTCCTGTTAATTATGGGGGTGATCCCTCAAAATCAGATACAGGTCATATACCCGGCGCCATCAATATTCCTTACTTTTCTGTATTGGATGATGTTTCGGGTTTGTTTAAAAATGAGGTATCTATAAGGGCTATATTTAATAAAAAAATATCGAATATTGATCGAGCTAAATTAATATCCTCCTGTGGCTCAGGTTATGCTGGCACAGTAATTCTTATCGCTCTTAAAGTTTTAGGTATTGATGCGGCTCTATTTGATGGCTCTTTTTCAGTATGGAAAGAAAGTGGAAATCTTGCTATTGAACAAGGCCCAATACAAAAAATTTTTTAATAAGAGATAACGCGCATGAATTCATTTC
Protein-coding regions in this window:
- a CDS encoding MarR family winged helix-turn-helix transcriptional regulator; its protein translation is MNNEHYLGNLIGAFATNIANRIEEQVATLGGRSLNHESALVAIHYHPNDTIDTLSKVLGLSHSGAVRLVDTLTKENLVVRHKSTADARSVVLCVSQKGKLRVEKILQARQKVTAQILSQYSEEEKQAIAQLLEPAMSKLAKEPIAARRVCRLCNEDVCRSMGCPVEKSVHVSSM
- a CDS encoding haloalkane dehalogenase, giving the protein MTQNNHMKGNSETLPYDKQYKTVLGKKMAYVDVGSGDPIVFLHGNPTSIYLWRNIMPYIEGRGRLIAIDMIGMGDSEKLASTDKSTDNSNYSLEENCRYTFALLEAVGVTHNVILILHDWGSGVGFHWANQHRESVKGIAFMEAIVTPFPSWDDFPKDLHDPIGRLRSKEGDKMVLEDNFFIETLLPAAVTRPLSDIERNEYRRPFIQAGEARRAMLSGPRQLPIAGEPAATVALIANYAQYLSQSSDLPKLFINAEPGAFLAGYARDFVRTWPNLKEVTVKGLHFIQEDSPEDIGKAILEWLPG
- a CDS encoding nuclear transport factor 2 family protein, with product MKITQFKLLNACIFIAIVLSTFASANEKSTNNLKSSQFAQTTNRGEINMSSNAEQEAVKTAVNNYLTGISRPEIARERIQAAFYSSTNLHSLDEDGNVKFQPRDSLIEMVLAGNVPPHKGEIMQIEVTNDMAFAKVHLDLPDRDFYDYLTLLKLNVGWRIVSKTYTTVMK
- a CDS encoding NAD(P)H-dependent oxidoreductase, whose translation is MKILVNVFHPNIEASSVNATWVEVLRKYRDVTLNLQYTNYPNWQFDVVREQRLLSEHELIVFQFPFLWYSMPPLMKKWVDDILTYEWAYGIGGEALKGKSVVLAISTGCSGQSYQAGGENNYSMSEFLKPIQQTVELTQMNYLPPFVFYSALEASQRDIDQSAEDYLAHIVKL
- a CDS encoding iron-containing alcohol dehydrogenase encodes the protein MNFSYQNTTQIQFGQGQIESIKNLISKDSSVLVLYGFGSIKKNGVYDQVEAALSNYQWLEFGGIEANPTKETLDKAVAIAKSKNIDYILAVGGGSVIDGAKYVAAASCYEGDGWDILEGKYTITKALPLGTILTLPATGSESNANSVITKAETQDKLAFASAYVQPVFAVMDPDVMKTLPEKQLVNGIVDAWVHVCEQYLTFPTGALVQEGYAEALLKSLKNIADNFNQQDDMWRANLMWAANQALNGLIGLGVTQDWSTHMIGHELTALYGVDHARSLAIVQPSLLRNQLTAKKGKLEQMGRNVFGLSQRDDLAELTVQEIESFYQQLNVRTQLTEHVETKQEAIEKIIKRLQLHGMTKLGEHQAITLEESRAILNGAVA
- a CDS encoding cupin domain-containing protein, translating into MIANFNLMSKIVKTSFFLFSFTIASIVSAESSPSKKAMSFSLANAKLEWLNCPDFLPCKFAVLHGQLGGDNMDIFLKFPSKAKIPFHTHTSAEHMVMISGEFHTIYQGQEKAILKSGDFAYGPEQLPHDGFCASNIECVMFVAYEKPLDAVPYDISKKQ
- a CDS encoding sulfurtransferase gives rise to the protein MKIVDNTSPLISALELQPLLNKKNVKVFDIRGNWGAPPVSNYDDYLKGHIPAAIYLDWTKYFLQQDLPIGLAPIASKKDAQKAFKELGISETDLVVLYDDYHHMLAGRIWWAMRYWGFSNVKVLNGGWQYWIAEDFPTTTTIGYVEEGRFLVSERSDLSVGLERIKNRADNVSLIDARGPVNYGGDPSKSDTGHIPGAINIPYFSVLDDVSGLFKNEVSIRAIFNKKISNIDRAKLISSCGSGYAGTVILIALKVLGIDAALFDGSFSVWKESGNLAIEQGPIQKIF